Part of the Candidatus Jidaibacter acanthamoeba genome is shown below.
ATTCCGTGTGAGTAGCATAAAGTGTTACATGAGTTCCGGCCATATTATTAAATAAGTCTTCTCGGCTCATCTTTCCCGGATAAAATTTTGTTTTTTTATCATCAGCCATCCATTGGATGTTAGATAAATCAGCATTAGTTAATAATAAACTTTCTTGAACTAATCTAGTGGCAAGCAATTGCGGATAAATATTTTTGCCCCATTGAAACGAAGCGCTCCATAAACCAATAATAAAGGGAGGTACAGAATGGTTCCAAGCTTTATTTACAATGTTTTCAGGATTAGGTATCATATTTTGTAGTAAATATGATTTTATGCCGAGACACTCTAAAACTTTTTCTAACCCCTTTTTTAATGTAATAAACCCTTGTATTTTCCCACTTTGATAAAGTTCAAACCAGGCTTGAAAATGTTTATAATGTTTTTGCTCTACCCATTGTGCAGGAGAGCCATGCCATAAAAAAAAGATTTTAGGTTTATTAAAGGATAACTCTCTTAGTCTTTTAACTAGTTGTAAATGAGAATTAGTACCCCCTGAAATTATTATGTTAGCTATATTTGAATCTAATATTGTTCTTGCAACTTGATCAACTAACTTTTTTGGTTGTGGCACTTCCGGGTTTTCGTGCTCAGCAAAAGGAAACGGTAATGCATTTTCAAACAGTCCTAAAGTAGAATGCTTAACTCCAGGTGAGTACGGAGAAAAAATTGCACATAGAGAAACCTCTTGCTTAAGAGCATTGTTGTTAAGATCCTCGAATATTTGTGCAATATAAGAATTATAATTATTTTTTAATCTAAAATTTTGGACTTCATTCAGAATCCGGTGGGCTAATTTACCTGTATAAGGGTTATATAAAGCTTTGGTAGCACAAGCTTTAATTTGCTTATTGCTTAGTAGCTTGGTATATATAGAATCTACAGCTTTGTGGGTTAGACCTTTCTTATCAAGAATTGTAGAACTTTTTATAACATCCACCTTTCTTTGGTATGATTCCGGGGATGTTGAATTAGTAATAGCTTTAATGAGAAATTCATCCCAATAATTTCCGTAGATGCTCGGGTTATTAAAATATTTCTTATACGATTGGATATTTTGCCGGCATATTTGGTTTAATATATCGCGGTTGTGATGCAAATACTCTATTGCTTGTACAAAATCAGCAGGGGTACGAGCAACAATAAATTGTTGTTGAATTTCAGGTAACACTTCTCTCACTATACCGACATCAGTGGAGATAACTGCACAACCGGCTGCCATTGCCTCGATCAAAGGTAAAGGTGTTCCTTCTGCAATAGAAGCAATTAATACAATATCAGCATTAGATAAAGTAGTAAGTATTTCTTCTTTCGAAGCCGGGCTTTTCGCTTTATCAAAGATACTGATTTTGATAGGTATTTTACGTTGCTCTAAAATTTGAATTGCAGGCAATATGATACTATTTAGCCCCTTATAGTCTTTTTCGGAGTCAATTTTCCAAGCGCTATTTCCTGCCCATAAAATATGTAAGATATCACTAGGTTGATCACGCTGCTCTTTATTAGTAGAAAATTCAGGTATTTTAATATTGTCAAATATTACCTGCTCTGGAAAGGGATACTGTAAAATATTTTTATATAAATTTTTAAGCTTATGTGAGGTGACAAAGTAATTATCAATAAATTTAAATAGGGGATTATATTGAATAATTTCTAACTTTTCACTAATGAAAAGATGATCTGGAACATGGGTGGTAACTGCTATATTACATAAGAAATTAATATACTCCTCGCTACCTTTAGATTCGTTAGCTATTACATTAATTAGACGCAGTAAGTACCCCCTATAGAAAAAATGAACAACAGCATATCCCGACTGCCGAGCAAGCCACTTTAAAAAAGATTTAGGGGTAAAATCTTCAGTATATACTATTTCACATTGATATTTACTATGTAAAATTTTGGTAACATACTGCGCAACTTGGTCAAAAGCCCAACCTCGCACATCAACAACAAAAAGTACTTTTTTTATATCTATATTTTTATTCATTTTAAAGTTTGCTAATATATCGAATATTATATCTCAATATAAATATAATTGGGATAGAAAAATAACTTAATAGCCGCACTATATAATAATAACGATAGTCAGCTGCCATAGTTGTAAAAAATAATGTTATAATAAAAACTAAACAAATCATAAATATAAATAGTAGTACTTTAGCTTCCTCAAAGTAATAAAAATAGCCTTGATAATAAATCCTAGCTAAATAGCATATTCCTACTAAGACCAGTATAAAGGCAAAGCCATTTGCAGCAAGGAATACCGGAACAGTACGTAGGTATTTTACTACGATTTGTTTTAACATACTGTTATTATTTTTTATTCCATAAGGTTGGGTATGTATTTCCTCAACTACGGCATAATGGGGATACTTTCTGCCTTTTAAATTATGTATAAGATTGAGAAATCTATGTTCTAAATAGGCTAAAGGATGTCTCGTAATACCGTTAAATAAAGCTTTGTTTAGCTCATCTATATCCGCTTGAGAGTTAGTCATGTTAAATATTTTGGTATCAGGAGAATAAACTAAAGCGTTTACTAGTTCAGGAGTATAATTTTGCTTTACTTTTTCCCATGAAAACAGAGGATTATTTTGTATAAAATCAGGAAAAAGGTTTTGATCGATAATTACACTTATTCCTGCTATATCAAATATTTGTCTTAACTGCTCCGAAGGACTCTCTTTTGAGAAAAATTTAATAACACAGATGTTACCTCCTATAACTAAGCTACTCCCGAGCATGGTAAGAAATAAAATTTTTTTTATTGGAGCTTTATAGTTAAGCCATACTAGCCATACTATGATTATAGGGGCAATGAACTTAGCTTGAAATTTTACGCCCGTACCATAAAAAATAATAATCAGCAAAAAAAAATTTACAAAAACGGAGGGCTTTTTTTTTGCCATGGTATAATAGCAAGCAATAGAGATTGCCAATAAAAATGTCAAAGAGAAGCTGATGTCTTTCCATATCATTGTAGATTGGGATAGAATTGCCGGAAATAAAGGTATAACAATAAACAATAACGCAAGCTTAGGATATTTATGCTTAAAGGACTTATAAAAAATTAGGGCGCTACTCCACAATAATACTACATGGAATGCTAACATTAATTGCGGCCCTTGAGTGATATGGTTGAAAACAGACCATAACATTGACATTATAGGCGGATGGTGTGAATTAAAGCTATAACTAATACTTTGAGCGAATTGGTCTGTTGAATCACTGGTCATCCCCCCCGGGTAACCTGATATATAATTTACGACAGCAAAAAATAAAAGCAAAGCATATGCATAATAATCTCTCATACCTCTTCCATTTAATGTAGAGCTTTTTATATCTTCTTTAATCATTTCGCCTTATATCAATTTTTTTTATTTAAAATAATTTACAAAGATTTAAAATTCATTGCAAATCATTTATATAATAATTAATAGTTTTTTTTAAAAGTTTCTCAAAATTTTGCTCGGGTTTATATCCAAGTTCTTCAGACGCCTTAGTAAAATTAACATGATAACGAAGATCATGACCTGGCCTGTCTTTTACAAAACTAATCAGCTTTGAATATGAGTCGCCATCACTTCTTGGTTTTAAATTATCTAATATTTTACAAATATGGTTTACAATTTCCAAATTCGTTATTTGATTATTTCCTCCAAAACAATAGGTTTCACCCGGCTTTCCTTTTAAGCCTGCTAATAAAACTCCCCTGCAATGGTCTTTAACATATAACCAGTCTCTTATGTTTCGTCCGGAACCGTATATCGGTAAAGGCTTGTCAGCCAAGGCACATTTAATCATATACGGGATAAGTTTCTCCGAATGTTGTCGAGAACCATAATTGTTTGAACAATAAGTTGTTATGACAGGTAATTTATAAGTTTTCCCCCAAGCGCGCACAAGATGATCACTTGCGGCTTTTGAAGCAGAGTAAGGAGAGTTAGGAGAATAAGAAGTTGATTCATGAAATGCAGGTTCGCCCTCTTTTAAATCTCCGAACACTTCATCAGTTGAAACATGAATAAATCTAAAATCATTTTTATTCTCTAAAGTTTGCCAATAATTGAGAGAGGAGCTTAATAACTTTGAAGTCCCCACTATATTAGTAGTGATAAATACTTCAGGATTATATATAGAATTATCTACATGTGTTTCAGCAGCGAAATTAAATATCTTCATAATCTTATGTTTTACTAATAAGTCGCTGACTAGCTTCTGATCGCTGATATCACCTTGTATGAAGTGGAAATTTTTATGGTTTTGAGCATGCTTGAGGTTATTTAAATTAGCTGCATAAGTTAAGGCATCTAAAACTACTACATTAAAGCCTTTATCTAAAGCCGAATCTACAAAATGGCTCCCGATAAATCCCGCTCCTCCGGTAACTAGTATATTTTTATTGATCATAATATGGCATACTATATGTTGAATTTTATTAATGACTTAATTTTCTATAGTATATATAATGCAGCATGCAAGATTTTTTTAGAAAAATATAATAACATATTATTAGATATGAAAGGAATTATATTAGCCGGAGGAAGCGGAACCAGGCTTTACCCAATTACTAAAGTAATAAGTAAACAATTGGTACCTGTGTATGATAAGCCAATGATATGCTACCCGCTATCAATGCTCATGATGCTTGATATTACTGATATACTTATTATCAGCACTCCACAGGATTTACCCTCAATAGAATTATTTTTAGGTGACGGTAGTGATTTAGGTATTAAGCTCCGGTATGCCGAACAATCTGCCCCGAATGGTATTCCGGAAGCTTTTATTATTGGGGAACAATTTATAGGGAGTGATAATGTATGCCTTATACTTGGAGATAATATATTCTCAATGGGGCATCAATTTTCCATACTAAAAGAAGCGGTTAACCAACCTCTTCAAGGCGCAAAAATATTAGCTCACCATGTCTCAGACCCTGAGCGTTTCGGGGTAGTAGAATTTGACGATTCCTTAAAAGTTCTCTCTTTAGAAGAAAAACCGAAAAACCCTAAATCAAACTATGCTGTAGTAGGGCTATATTTTTATGATAATACTGTAGTAAAATACTCGAAAATGCTTGAACCTTCCCAACGCGGAGAGCTGGAAATCACTGATTTAAATATGTTGTATTTACAAAAAAGAGAGCTATCAGTAATTACTTTACCCAGAGGGACAACTTGGCTTGATGCCGGTACGCCTGAGGCATTACTTGATGCAACTTTATTAATAAGCATGATTGAAAAGCATCAGGGATTAAAGCTCGGGTGCTTAGAAGAAGTAGCGCTACGTAAAGGGTTCATATCAAAAGAAGCTTTTAAAGCACTTACTAAACAATATAAGGATGGTTCTATATATAAAAAATATCTACTCCAGGTACTAAATGAAAAATAATTTGTGCAATACACCTACCCAAATAAGTTTAAAAAGTATAGAAGATGAAAGAGGTATTCTCACTTCTGCACAATTCCAGCAAGATTTTCCTTTTACCATCAAGCGTATATACTATATATATAATAATCATGAGAATATAGCTCGGGGATTTCATGCTCATAAGACATTATGGCAGTGCATGATACCCATTGCAGGTAGTTTTAAACTTACCTTTATCGGCAAAGGAGAAAAGCACCAATTCTACTTAGATCAGCCTAGTTCTGCGGTGCTTGTTCCTCCGGGTTATTGGCGTGAGATAACGGATTTTGCACCTAACACGGTTTGCTTAGTTCTTGCTTCCGAAGTTTTTGATGAAAATGATTATATTCGTAGCCTGGAAGAATTTAAAAAGTGGGAACAGGAACAAAATACTAAGCTTCAAGCAGTACCTTTTTTGGATTTAAAAAGATATTACGACCATATAGGGCAAGAGTTATTAGTAGGATGTGAAGAAGTACTAAAGTCAGGTTGCTATATTAGCGGTTCAGAGTTATCAAATTTTGAGCAAGAGTTTGCAAAGTATTGCGGCGTGAATTTTGCTATAGGAGTAGGAAATGGTCTGGATGCTATTTCAATTACTATGCAAGCTTGGGGTATTGGAGAAGGAGATGAGGTTATAGTGCCCTGTAATAGTTTTATAGCTACTGCCTTAGGGATATCTAAAATAGGAGCCGATCCGGTACTGGTTGATGTTGATGAAACAACATATAATATAGACATTGAAAAATTAAAAAGTGCTATTACTCCCAGAACTAAAGCTATAGCCCTTGTCCATTTATACGGACAACCGGCAGACATGGACTTGATCAACACAGTAGCTAAACAATATAACCTTAAAGTATTTGAGGATGCTGCCCAAGCGCATGGTGCTGAGTATAAAGGTAGAAGATGCGGCTCATTAGGAGATGCTGCAGGTTTTAGTTTTTACCCTACTAAAAACCTTGGGGGTTTTGGTGATGGAGGTATGATCACAACTAATGATGCTGAACTAGCTAAGAAGTTACGCTGTTTAAGCAATTACGGATCTTCGGAAAAGTATCACCATACTTTATTGGGAACTAATTCCAGGCTGGATGAGATACAAGCCAAACTTTTAAGCACAAAACTAAAATACTTAGAAGACTGGAATCAAAACAGGGCACAGTTAGCTAAAATTTATTATGAACAATTGAATAATATTGAAGATCTAGTATTACCATATGTTCCGGAATGGGCAAAACCGGTATGGCATGTTTATACAATCCGCGTTCTTAATAATAAACGCCCTTTGCTTATCGAATGGCTAAAAGCCCATAAAGTTGGTTATAATATTCATTATCCGGTACCTATTCACTTACAGGTATGTTATAGAAATTTAGAATACACCCAAGGAGATTTTCCTGTCTCTGAAAGCCTATCAAATGAGATAATTAGCTTGCCGTTGGATCCGTACCACAGCAAGGTAGAAATTGAATATGTAGCCAGTATGGTTAAAACTTTTTTTGATAACAATAAGTAACTAATTTTATTAATACTTAAAACTATATTATGATGATAGGATAATTATCTAACTATGCTGGGATAAGATAAGACAAGGTAAAAGCTTAGGTATAAAAAGTTTGGAATTAAATTTTACCTATAAGATTATAAAGTTACAACCATTATAAAGACATGCCAATAAGTTGACAATAATGCATTAATAGCTTATATCACGAGAATAATTTTCAGAACTGCATTTAGCTTGATAATGAATAACTGCGAATTTAAAAAAGCAATTACGGATCTATCCCAAGGTTTCAAAAATTGGCATATGTGGTATGCAATAAGTACAATACTTATTAAACAACGTTACCGAAGATCAACTTTAGGACAATTTTGGCT
Proteins encoded:
- the rfbB gene encoding dTDP-glucose 4,6-dehydratase, producing the protein MINKNILVTGGAGFIGSHFVDSALDKGFNVVVLDALTYAANLNNLKHAQNHKNFHFIQGDISDQKLVSDLLVKHKIMKIFNFAAETHVDNSIYNPEVFITTNIVGTSKLLSSSLNYWQTLENKNDFRFIHVSTDEVFGDLKEGEPAFHESTSYSPNSPYSASKAASDHLVRAWGKTYKLPVITTYCSNNYGSRQHSEKLIPYMIKCALADKPLPIYGSGRNIRDWLYVKDHCRGVLLAGLKGKPGETYCFGGNNQITNLEIVNHICKILDNLKPRSDGDSYSKLISFVKDRPGHDLRYHVNFTKASEELGYKPEQNFEKLLKKTINYYINDLQ
- a CDS encoding DegT/DnrJ/EryC1/StrS family aminotransferase; protein product: MKNNLCNTPTQISLKSIEDERGILTSAQFQQDFPFTIKRIYYIYNNHENIARGFHAHKTLWQCMIPIAGSFKLTFIGKGEKHQFYLDQPSSAVLVPPGYWREITDFAPNTVCLVLASEVFDENDYIRSLEEFKKWEQEQNTKLQAVPFLDLKRYYDHIGQELLVGCEEVLKSGCYISGSELSNFEQEFAKYCGVNFAIGVGNGLDAISITMQAWGIGEGDEVIVPCNSFIATALGISKIGADPVLVDVDETTYNIDIEKLKSAITPRTKAIALVHLYGQPADMDLINTVAKQYNLKVFEDAAQAHGAEYKGRRCGSLGDAAGFSFYPTKNLGGFGDGGMITTNDAELAKKLRCLSNYGSSEKYHHTLLGTNSRLDEIQAKLLSTKLKYLEDWNQNRAQLAKIYYEQLNNIEDLVLPYVPEWAKPVWHVYTIRVLNNKRPLLIEWLKAHKVGYNIHYPVPIHLQVCYRNLEYTQGDFPVSESLSNEIISLPLDPYHSKVEIEYVASMVKTFFDNNK
- a CDS encoding glycosyltransferase — translated: MNKNIDIKKVLFVVDVRGWAFDQVAQYVTKILHSKYQCEIVYTEDFTPKSFLKWLARQSGYAVVHFFYRGYLLRLINVIANESKGSEEYINFLCNIAVTTHVPDHLFISEKLEIIQYNPLFKFIDNYFVTSHKLKNLYKNILQYPFPEQVIFDNIKIPEFSTNKEQRDQPSDILHILWAGNSAWKIDSEKDYKGLNSIILPAIQILEQRKIPIKISIFDKAKSPASKEEILTTLSNADIVLIASIAEGTPLPLIEAMAAGCAVISTDVGIVREVLPEIQQQFIVARTPADFVQAIEYLHHNRDILNQICRQNIQSYKKYFNNPSIYGNYWDEFLIKAITNSTSPESYQRKVDVIKSSTILDKKGLTHKAVDSIYTKLLSNKQIKACATKALYNPYTGKLAHRILNEVQNFRLKNNYNSYIAQIFEDLNNNALKQEVSLCAIFSPYSPGVKHSTLGLFENALPFPFAEHENPEVPQPKKLVDQVARTILDSNIANIIISGGTNSHLQLVKRLRELSFNKPKIFFLWHGSPAQWVEQKHYKHFQAWFELYQSGKIQGFITLKKGLEKVLECLGIKSYLLQNMIPNPENIVNKAWNHSVPPFIIGLWSASFQWGKNIYPQLLATRLVQESLLLTNADLSNIQWMADDKKTKFYPGKMSREDLFNNMAGTHVTLYATHTECSSMIALESISVGTPCIVGSTSGLYDDAPILYKGLTVNRVDCPLTIAKAIYSLRNNPKPILERLPQFRIEYNNKAEELKERFLSNIL